The Bacillus sp. Y1 genome has a window encoding:
- a CDS encoding D-alanyl-D-alanine carboxypeptidase family protein, with protein MIKKLSFIFLTILALSANQVFAEQMDELSIISDSVILMDSQSNAVLYSKNEHERMYPASLTKIATAIYAIQTVKVDEVVKVSSEAIEVEGTKVYLNEGEEVTLKKLIQGMLINSGNDAAAAIALHIDGSMETYEKNINEFLKNEVGVKNTHFTNPHGLFDENHYTTAYDLGLITNYALKNETFKEIFGTKDLAWDGQSWDTTLFTHHLLLKGEIPFEGITGGKTGFVNESRQTLATTASNGQIGLTVIGLGATYKRDIYNDTINLLSFGFSNYKTSTIPVNTTFENEKDKFVVTDPLYITEPLTGSAVVDVTKEGDLTVFDSSNKELQTISLAKYKLKTAPERASIIGETTSNDKTTPIMMKAISIGLLFALIGAFVGMWKKRILNG; from the coding sequence GTGATAAAAAAACTATCTTTTATTTTTCTAACTATCCTTGCATTAAGTGCAAATCAAGTGTTTGCTGAGCAAATGGACGAGCTGTCCATAATAAGCGATTCGGTAATATTAATGGACTCACAATCCAATGCGGTCCTTTACTCAAAAAATGAGCATGAACGTATGTATCCTGCTAGTTTAACAAAAATTGCAACTGCCATTTACGCAATTCAAACTGTAAAAGTAGATGAAGTTGTAAAAGTAAGTAGTGAAGCTATTGAAGTTGAAGGAACTAAAGTATATTTAAATGAGGGAGAAGAAGTTACTTTAAAGAAATTAATTCAAGGTATGCTTATTAACTCAGGAAATGATGCAGCAGCTGCCATTGCCCTTCATATTGACGGTAGCATGGAGACATACGAAAAAAATATCAATGAATTTCTAAAAAATGAGGTTGGAGTTAAGAATACTCATTTCACGAATCCGCATGGACTCTTTGATGAAAACCACTATACAACAGCGTATGATTTAGGTCTAATCACGAATTACGCACTAAAAAATGAAACATTTAAAGAAATTTTCGGAACAAAAGATTTGGCTTGGGATGGTCAATCATGGGATACGACTTTGTTTACACATCATTTACTCTTGAAGGGAGAAATCCCATTCGAAGGTATCACAGGTGGAAAGACTGGTTTTGTCAATGAATCAAGGCAAACGTTAGCAACGACTGCTTCTAATGGTCAAATTGGATTAACAGTCATTGGTTTAGGAGCAACGTATAAACGTGATATCTATAATGATACAATTAATTTGCTAAGCTTTGGATTTTCTAACTATAAAACTTCAACTATTCCTGTGAATACAACATTTGAAAATGAAAAGGATAAGTTTGTTGTGACGGATCCGTTATATATAACAGAACCTCTTACTGGTTCTGCTGTAGTGGATGTAACAAAAGAGGGAGACTTAACTGTATTTGATTCTTCGAATAAAGAGCTCCAAACGATCTCTTTAGCTAAATATAAACTCAAAACAGCTCCAGAGAGGGCTTCTATCATAGGAGAAACCACATCGAATGATAAAACTACACCTATTATGATGAAAGCCATATCAATTGGATTATTATTTGCGTTAATTGGAGCATTCGTAGGAATGTGGAAAAAACGAATATTGAATGGATGA
- a CDS encoding cupredoxin domain-containing protein, with product MQFLVVKKRSIIFSLLLLGLVFSASLWIYLNMGSEAVVQTSVNDSTREIHLVTGEFEATTKDGKEIEAYRFDPGTIFLQKGEKVKLKIMGINGANHPFIIEGTNISGKILQGEETELDLQFQKKGVYRLVCLTHHDSDSNGPMTAYIVVN from the coding sequence ATGCAGTTTCTAGTCGTCAAAAAACGTTCTATTATATTTTCACTTCTTCTGTTAGGTTTGGTTTTCTCCGCCTCCCTTTGGATTTATTTAAACATGGGCAGCGAGGCAGTCGTTCAAACATCAGTCAATGATTCTACGAGAGAAATTCATTTAGTCACTGGCGAGTTTGAAGCGACAACTAAAGATGGAAAAGAAATCGAAGCGTATCGCTTTGACCCTGGCACCATATTTCTTCAAAAGGGTGAGAAGGTAAAATTAAAGATTATGGGCATAAACGGTGCTAATCATCCATTTATAATTGAGGGTACAAACATTAGCGGTAAAATTCTTCAAGGAGAAGAAACTGAACTAGATCTCCAGTTTCAAAAGAAGGGTGTCTATCGATTGGTTTGCTTAACCCACCATGATTCAGATTCAAACGGACCAATGACGGCCTATATTGTTGTGAATTAA
- the pflB gene encoding formate C-acetyltransferase produces MEQWKGFSEGTWRKEVNVRDFILRNFKTYEGNDSFLAGPTEATTKLWDQVMDLTKQERENGGVLDMDTEIVSSIVSHGAGYLNQDLEKVVGVQTDKPFKRSLQPYGGIRMAQQSCESYGFELNKDVEKIFTDYRKTHNQGVFDAYTDEMKMARKVGIITGLPDAYGRGRIIGDYRRIALYGVDFLIQEKKKDLAGTTPVMKESVIQLREELSEQVRALNELKKLAASYGFDISKPATTATEAFQWLYFGYLAAIKEQNGAAMSLGRVSTFLDIYIERDLENGVLTEQEAQELVDHFVMKLRLVKFARTPDYNELFSGDPTWVTESIGGVANDGRALVTKNSFRFLHTLTNLGPAPEPNLTVLWSTRLPEGFKKFCAKMSIETSSIQYENDDIMRPEWGDDYGIACCVSAMEIGKQMQFFGARANLAKALLYAINGGKDEKHKLQVAPEFSPITSEVLNYEEVMAKFDSTMDWLAGLYINTLNIIHYMHDKYSYERIEMALHDTNILRTMATGIAGLSVVADSLSAIKYAQVRPIRDENGIAVDFEIEGDFPKYGNNDDRVDSIAVDLVERFMKKLKKHETYRNSMTTMSILTITSNVVYGKKTGNTPDGRRAGEPFAPGANPMHGRDTKGTLASLASVAKLPYAYSLDGISNTFSIVPKALGKDEDSRENNLVSILDGYSVKQGHHLNVNVFNRETLLDAMEHPEEYPQLTIRVSGYAVNFIKLTREQQMDVINRTFHGSL; encoded by the coding sequence ATGGAACAGTGGAAAGGCTTTTCAGAAGGTACTTGGAGAAAAGAAGTAAACGTTAGAGACTTTATTCTAAGAAACTTTAAAACGTACGAAGGAAATGATTCCTTCCTTGCAGGCCCTACTGAGGCGACAACAAAATTATGGGATCAAGTAATGGATTTAACAAAACAAGAAAGAGAAAACGGTGGCGTTCTTGATATGGACACTGAAATCGTTTCTTCTATTGTTTCTCATGGTGCAGGGTACTTAAATCAAGATTTAGAAAAAGTTGTTGGTGTTCAAACCGACAAACCGTTCAAACGCTCTTTACAGCCTTATGGCGGAATTCGTATGGCACAACAGTCTTGTGAATCTTACGGTTTTGAATTAAATAAAGATGTTGAAAAAATCTTTACTGACTACCGTAAAACACATAACCAAGGTGTATTCGATGCTTATACTGATGAAATGAAAATGGCACGTAAGGTTGGTATCATTACTGGTTTACCAGATGCATACGGACGTGGTCGGATTATCGGTGACTACCGACGAATTGCTTTATATGGTGTAGACTTCTTGATTCAAGAAAAGAAAAAAGATCTTGCTGGTACTACTCCAGTAATGAAGGAATCTGTTATTCAGCTTCGTGAAGAATTATCAGAGCAGGTTCGTGCCCTTAACGAATTAAAGAAATTAGCTGCTAGCTATGGCTTTGATATTTCTAAACCGGCTACTACAGCTACTGAAGCATTCCAATGGTTATACTTCGGATACTTGGCAGCTATTAAAGAACAAAACGGAGCAGCGATGAGTCTTGGTCGCGTTTCAACTTTCTTAGATATATATATTGAAAGAGATTTAGAAAACGGTGTGCTTACTGAGCAAGAGGCACAAGAATTGGTTGACCACTTCGTAATGAAGCTACGTCTTGTGAAATTTGCTCGTACTCCTGATTATAACGAACTATTTAGTGGAGACCCAACTTGGGTAACGGAGTCTATCGGTGGTGTTGCAAATGACGGACGTGCATTAGTAACGAAAAACTCTTTCCGTTTCTTGCATACTCTTACTAACCTAGGACCGGCACCAGAACCAAACCTAACAGTACTTTGGTCTACTCGCCTTCCAGAAGGCTTCAAAAAGTTCTGTGCGAAAATGTCAATCGAAACAAGTTCAATTCAATATGAAAACGACGATATTATGCGCCCAGAATGGGGAGATGATTACGGAATTGCATGCTGTGTGTCTGCAATGGAAATTGGTAAGCAAATGCAGTTCTTCGGTGCTCGTGCAAACCTTGCAAAAGCACTTCTATATGCAATTAATGGTGGTAAAGACGAAAAACATAAACTACAAGTAGCACCAGAGTTCTCCCCTATCACTTCTGAAGTCCTAAACTATGAAGAAGTGATGGCGAAATTTGATTCTACAATGGATTGGTTAGCTGGTCTTTATATTAATACACTAAACATCATTCACTACATGCATGATAAGTATAGCTATGAAAGAATTGAGATGGCTCTTCACGATACAAATATTCTTCGTACAATGGCAACAGGTATTGCTGGACTAAGTGTTGTTGCTGACTCATTAAGTGCGATTAAATACGCTCAAGTTCGTCCAATTCGTGATGAAAACGGTATTGCTGTTGACTTTGAAATTGAAGGCGACTTCCCTAAATACGGAAACAATGATGATCGTGTGGACAGCATCGCTGTTGATTTAGTTGAGCGTTTCATGAAAAAGCTTAAAAAGCACGAAACGTATAGAAACTCTATGACTACTATGTCTATTTTAACAATCACTTCTAACGTTGTGTACGGTAAGAAAACAGGTAACACACCTGATGGTCGTCGCGCTGGTGAGCCATTTGCTCCTGGTGCAAACCCAATGCACGGTCGTGATACAAAAGGAACTCTAGCTTCTCTCGCATCTGTTGCTAAGCTTCCTTATGCGTACTCATTAGACGGTATTTCTAATACTTTCTCCATCGTACCTAAAGCATTAGGGAAAGATGAAGACAGCCGTGAAAATAACCTTGTAAGTATTCTTGATGGCTACTCAGTTAAGCAAGGACACCACTTAAACGTAAACGTATTTAATCGTGAAACATTGCTTGATGCTATGGAGCACCCAGAAGAATACCCACAGTTAACGATTCGTGTATCAGGTTACGCAGTTAACTTTATTAAGTTAACCAGAGAACAACAAATGGATGTTATTAACAGAACATTCCATGGATCACTATAA
- the pflA gene encoding pyruvate formate-lyase-activating protein gives MNGNIHSIETFGTVDGPGIRYVVFTQGCLLRCQFCHNADTWEIGTGKQMSVSEIIDDLKTYLPFIESSGGGITVSGGEPLLQIPFLIELFKECKKLGIHTTIDSSGGCFSHAEHFQANLKELLQYTDLILLDIKHIDRKKHISLTGMANEHILEFAQFLSAQNVPVWIRHVLVPTISNDRDDLKKLGEFIGTLTNVKKVEVLPYHELGVYKWEALGMEYPLKGIQPPSDEEAQEALELLTASVKYA, from the coding sequence ATGAACGGAAACATTCATTCAATCGAAACATTTGGAACAGTAGACGGACCTGGAATTCGCTATGTCGTATTTACACAAGGCTGCTTGCTTCGTTGCCAATTTTGTCATAATGCGGATACTTGGGAAATCGGAACTGGAAAACAAATGTCTGTTTCCGAAATCATCGATGATTTAAAAACATATCTACCTTTCATCGAATCATCAGGTGGCGGAATTACTGTTAGCGGCGGCGAACCGCTTCTACAAATTCCCTTTTTAATTGAACTCTTTAAAGAATGTAAAAAGCTTGGGATTCACACAACCATTGATTCTTCCGGAGGCTGTTTCTCACACGCAGAACACTTTCAAGCAAACCTCAAGGAATTGTTGCAATACACAGACTTAATTTTACTTGATATCAAGCATATTGATCGAAAGAAGCATATCTCCTTAACTGGTATGGCTAATGAGCATATTTTAGAATTTGCACAATTCCTATCTGCTCAAAATGTTCCTGTATGGATACGCCATGTTCTTGTACCAACCATTTCAAATGATCGTGATGATCTAAAAAAACTTGGGGAATTCATAGGTACACTTACGAATGTTAAAAAGGTCGAAGTTCTTCCGTATCATGAGCTCGGAGTATATAAATGGGAAGCTCTTGGAATGGAGTATCCATTAAAAGGTATTCAACCACCAAGTGATGAAGAAGCCCAAGAGGCTCTTGAGCTTTTAACTGCTTCAGTAAAATATGCATAA
- the nadE gene encoding ammonia-dependent NAD(+) synthetase, which produces MNELHVKPSIDARQEVNERIAFLKAYVKKTNAKGLVLGISGGQDSTLAGRLSQLAVEELRREGYECKFIAVRLPYGIQQDEEDAQSSLKFIQPDEEFVFNIKEAVDAVKFEYDQKTAGEPLRDYHKGNVKARMRMIAQYAIGGQEGLLVVGTDHAAEAVTGFFTKYGDGGADLLPLSGLSKRQGRELLKELGASERLYLKVPTADLLDQKPGQADETELGITYEELDDFLEGKEVANEVAEKIEQRYLITEHKRRPPTTMFDDWWK; this is translated from the coding sequence ATGAATGAGTTACATGTGAAGCCTTCTATTGACGCTCGCCAAGAGGTGAACGAACGCATTGCTTTTTTAAAGGCATATGTGAAGAAAACAAACGCAAAAGGGTTAGTGTTAGGAATCAGCGGGGGACAAGACAGTACACTAGCTGGTAGGTTATCCCAATTAGCGGTGGAAGAGCTAAGACGAGAAGGCTATGAATGTAAGTTTATCGCTGTACGTTTACCATACGGTATTCAGCAAGATGAAGAAGATGCTCAAAGCTCCCTTAAGTTCATACAGCCGGATGAGGAATTTGTATTTAATATTAAGGAAGCAGTGGATGCAGTAAAGTTTGAATATGATCAAAAAACGGCAGGAGAGCCGTTACGCGACTATCATAAAGGGAACGTCAAAGCGAGAATGAGAATGATTGCACAATATGCCATCGGAGGGCAGGAAGGCTTACTTGTCGTTGGTACAGACCATGCAGCTGAAGCCGTTACAGGTTTTTTTACAAAGTATGGAGACGGGGGAGCGGACTTGCTTCCTCTGTCTGGACTGTCGAAAAGACAAGGCCGAGAGTTACTGAAAGAACTCGGTGCAAGTGAACGTCTATATTTAAAAGTCCCAACAGCTGATCTATTGGATCAAAAGCCTGGTCAAGCTGATGAGACGGAACTCGGAATTACTTACGAGGAACTGGATGATTTTCTTGAAGGAAAAGAAGTGGCGAACGAGGTAGCGGAGAAAATTGAACAGAGATATCTCATAACGGAACATAAACGACGCCCGCCGACAACGATGTTTGATGATTGGTGGAAATAA
- a CDS encoding nicotinate phosphoribosyltransferase, giving the protein MKRDYPDDSLTLHTDLYQINMAETYWEDGIHNKKAVFDLYFRNLPFGNGYAIFAGLERVIDYIRGFRFTDSDIEYLREVAHYKEDFLDYLKTLTFTGNIRSMVEGEIAFGNEPLLRVEAPLAEAQLIETALLNIINYQTLIATKASRIKQVIGDGVGMEFGTRRAQEMDAAIWGTRAAFIGGFQATSNVRAGKMFGIPVAGTHAHSLVQAYKDEYIAFHKYARRHKDCVFLVDTYDTLRSGVPNAIKVAKELGDKINFLGIRLDSGDLAYLSKKAREMLDEAGFTETKIIASNDLDEYTIINLKAQGAMIDTWGVGTKLITAYDQAALGAVYKLVAIEGENGELVDTIKISGNPEKVSTPGLKRVYRIINNENHKSEGDYITMDEEHPEAESRIKMFHPIHTYISKFITNFTAKDLHEDIFINGKLVYEVPSLLQMQNYVKENLQLLWEEYTRALNPEEYPVDLSQKCWDNKIRNIEEVKANIKSQNIR; this is encoded by the coding sequence ATGAAACGTGACTATCCAGACGATAGCTTGACCTTACATACGGATTTATACCAAATCAATATGGCAGAAACTTATTGGGAGGATGGGATACACAACAAGAAAGCAGTATTTGACTTATATTTTAGAAATTTGCCTTTTGGAAATGGCTACGCTATTTTTGCAGGCTTAGAAAGAGTCATTGATTACATAAGAGGATTTCGGTTTACAGATAGTGATATTGAATATTTAAGAGAGGTTGCTCATTATAAGGAAGACTTTCTTGATTATTTAAAAACGTTAACCTTTACAGGAAATATCCGTTCAATGGTTGAAGGGGAAATTGCTTTCGGAAATGAGCCGTTATTAAGAGTGGAAGCTCCATTAGCAGAGGCTCAGCTAATTGAAACGGCACTGCTTAATATCATCAATTATCAAACGTTAATTGCAACGAAGGCATCGAGGATTAAACAAGTCATCGGTGATGGAGTGGGAATGGAGTTTGGTACTAGAAGAGCTCAAGAAATGGATGCGGCTATTTGGGGTACAAGAGCAGCTTTTATTGGAGGTTTCCAGGCTACCTCTAATGTTCGTGCAGGAAAGATGTTTGGCATACCTGTAGCTGGCACCCATGCTCACTCTTTGGTCCAAGCATATAAGGATGAGTATATTGCTTTTCATAAATACGCTCGTAGACATAAGGACTGTGTGTTTTTAGTAGATACATACGACACACTACGATCAGGTGTACCAAATGCGATAAAGGTTGCAAAGGAACTTGGTGATAAAATTAATTTTCTTGGTATTCGTCTCGATAGTGGAGACCTTGCGTATCTTTCAAAAAAAGCTCGTGAAATGCTTGACGAAGCTGGATTCACGGAGACGAAAATTATTGCCTCAAACGATCTTGATGAGTACACAATCATTAACTTAAAAGCCCAGGGAGCTATGATTGATACTTGGGGAGTAGGTACAAAGCTTATCACTGCTTATGACCAAGCTGCGTTAGGTGCTGTTTATAAGCTCGTGGCCATTGAGGGTGAAAATGGAGAACTTGTTGATACAATTAAAATTAGTGGTAATCCGGAGAAGGTATCTACCCCTGGTTTAAAGAGGGTATACCGGATTATTAATAATGAAAATCATAAATCCGAAGGCGATTATATTACGATGGATGAGGAACATCCAGAAGCTGAATCTAGAATTAAAATGTTCCATCCTATACACACCTATATCAGTAAGTTTATTACAAATTTCACTGCCAAGGACCTTCATGAGGATATCTTTATTAACGGAAAGCTTGTGTATGAAGTGCCTAGTTTGCTACAAATGCAAAATTACGTAAAAGAAAATCTCCAACTGTTGTGGGAGGAGTATACAAGAGCACTAAACCCAGAGGAATACCCAGTCGATTTAAGTCAAAAATGTTGGGATAACAAAATAAGAAATATAGAAGAAGTTAAGGCGAATATTAAATCTCAGAATATTAGATAA
- the yidC gene encoding membrane protein insertase YidC, producing MSEFFQTVFVNTFSTAIHAIAMIFNGSFGLSIIFLTLIVRLLLMPLMLKQYKSQQQMKEKMEALKPELDTIQAKIKKTKDSKEQQKLQQEMMGLYQKHGVNPLAIGCLPMLIQMPILMGFYYAIRGSHEIATHSFLWFNLGESDIWITAIAGIVYYLQFKVSMSNISGQQQQQMKFMGLLSPIMIVMFSFNAPAALPLYWAVGGTFLIIQTLIGKKLYQTPAPSVTANTEKA from the coding sequence ATGAGTGAATTTTTTCAAACAGTATTTGTAAACACATTCTCAACTGCAATTCATGCCATAGCGATGATTTTTAACGGAAGCTTCGGTTTATCCATTATATTTCTTACATTAATTGTTCGTCTCCTTCTCATGCCACTTATGCTTAAGCAGTATAAAAGTCAGCAGCAGATGAAAGAGAAAATGGAGGCACTCAAGCCTGAATTAGATACGATCCAAGCAAAGATAAAGAAAACAAAAGATAGCAAAGAGCAACAAAAGCTGCAGCAAGAAATGATGGGTTTATACCAAAAACACGGAGTAAATCCGTTAGCGATTGGTTGTCTACCCATGCTCATTCAAATGCCTATTTTAATGGGATTTTACTACGCGATTCGGGGATCTCACGAAATTGCAACCCACTCATTTTTATGGTTCAACTTAGGTGAGTCAGATATTTGGATTACTGCCATTGCTGGTATTGTATATTATTTACAATTTAAGGTGTCTATGTCTAACATAAGTGGTCAACAACAGCAGCAAATGAAGTTTATGGGACTTCTTTCACCTATTATGATTGTCATGTTCTCATTTAATGCACCTGCTGCTTTACCTCTCTATTGGGCAGTTGGGGGAACTTTTCTCATTATCCAAACACTAATAGGAAAAAAATTATACCAAACACCTGCACCATCAGTTACAGCTAATACAGAAAAAGCATAG
- the crcB gene encoding fluoride efflux transporter CrcB — protein sequence MNFILIAAGGFIGANARYIIGLLVKKYINVSIPIGTLFINAIGSLLLGLLVGKGIRGDVYSFLGVGFMGAFTTFSTFKLELVQLWQSKEHKAFVLYLILSYGLGIVLASIGFMLA from the coding sequence ATGAATTTCATTCTAATCGCTGCAGGTGGGTTTATCGGAGCTAATGCTAGATATATTATTGGTCTACTTGTGAAAAAGTACATAAACGTTTCCATTCCTATCGGTACACTCTTTATTAATGCAATAGGTTCATTACTTTTAGGTTTGTTGGTAGGTAAGGGGATAAGAGGGGACGTATACTCCTTTTTAGGAGTTGGATTTATGGGTGCTTTTACTACATTCTCTACATTCAAACTTGAACTGGTACAGCTTTGGCAATCAAAAGAACATAAAGCATTCGTCTTATATTTGATATTGAGCTACGGTTTAGGAATTGTCCTAGCTTCAATTGGATTTATGCTGGCATAA
- the crcB gene encoding fluoride efflux transporter CrcB, with the protein MRLLYVGIGGSIGSVLRYSIYYNMLAINGDWLPFLGTLLANLLGAFALGWFTSRLLLSKKLPDDLAAAIGTGLIGSFTTFSTLSVELSSLLQEGQYLLAICYVFISMIGGLVCAFGGFRIGQRRVAVQ; encoded by the coding sequence ATGAGGTTATTATATGTAGGGATCGGTGGCTCCATTGGAAGTGTGTTGAGATATAGTATTTATTACAATATGTTAGCCATTAATGGAGACTGGTTACCATTTTTAGGAACATTACTTGCCAATTTGTTAGGAGCATTTGCACTGGGTTGGTTTACTTCAAGACTGCTGCTATCAAAGAAACTCCCTGATGATTTAGCAGCTGCTATTGGGACGGGGTTAATTGGTTCTTTTACGACTTTCTCTACCTTAAGTGTGGAGCTTAGCTCGCTTTTACAGGAGGGACAATATCTTCTAGCCATATGTTATGTATTTATAAGTATGATAGGTGGCCTGGTCTGTGCATTCGGCGGCTTCCGAATAGGGCAGAGAAGGGTGGCTGTTCAATGA
- a CDS encoding DUF6501 family protein — translation MIHLKWSESETIKKVTCVHTKAEKYIVDNKLTPGNVYEVKNETEEFYFIIDNSGKVGGYYKDYFKEA, via the coding sequence GTGATTCATCTAAAATGGTCAGAGTCAGAAACAATAAAAAAGGTAACTTGTGTTCACACAAAAGCTGAAAAATATATTGTCGATAATAAATTAACACCAGGAAATGTGTACGAAGTAAAAAATGAAACAGAAGAATTTTACTTTATTATAGATAATAGTGGAAAAGTCGGCGGCTATTACAAGGATTATTTTAAAGAAGCTTAA
- a CDS encoding gamma-glutamylcyclotransferase produces MDTITLFVYGTLRRHETNHGLIREAICIAEQAWVNGELFDTGNGYPTLELNESGKVHGELYEVSKNLLPQLDALEDYEEGKESNLYDRTNVTVHTDKGTKVALVYVNVDESSKFEKITHGDWKLHRFMKNRPEQVYYFAYGSCMDDERFRKAGVDHCFKNLVGAAVLKGYSMKYLFRVSDGGRADIVEDGGETEGLVYLTPYEGVEYLFAREGFYGGWYRPTFVDVDIDGETFKDVLTFHVYNKMPEVSPPDHYSTEILRGAKGRLSERYYQYLQTELNRLKKSSHN; encoded by the coding sequence ATGGATACGATTACACTTTTTGTTTATGGTACATTACGACGACATGAAACGAATCATGGATTAATCAGGGAAGCTATTTGCATAGCTGAACAGGCATGGGTAAATGGTGAGCTTTTTGATACAGGTAACGGTTATCCTACCCTCGAACTTAATGAATCTGGTAAGGTGCATGGAGAGTTATATGAAGTTAGTAAAAACCTTTTACCTCAGCTCGATGCATTGGAGGATTATGAAGAGGGTAAAGAGTCTAATTTGTATGACAGAACAAATGTTACCGTTCATACTGATAAAGGCACTAAAGTAGCGCTAGTGTATGTGAATGTGGACGAATCAAGCAAGTTCGAAAAAATCACCCACGGAGATTGGAAGTTACATAGGTTCATGAAAAATCGTCCTGAACAAGTATACTACTTTGCGTATGGTTCATGTATGGATGATGAACGATTCCGAAAAGCGGGGGTGGATCACTGTTTTAAAAACCTCGTCGGTGCTGCCGTGCTAAAGGGATACTCCATGAAATACCTTTTCAGAGTAAGTGATGGCGGAAGAGCAGATATTGTAGAAGATGGTGGTGAAACCGAAGGGTTGGTTTACTTAACTCCATATGAAGGGGTCGAGTATTTATTTGCTAGAGAGGGGTTTTATGGAGGATGGTATCGCCCTACCTTTGTAGATGTGGACATCGATGGGGAAACGTTTAAGGATGTTTTGACATTTCATGTGTATAACAAAATGCCCGAAGTGTCACCACCCGACCATTATTCGACCGAAATCCTTAGAGGGGCAAAAGGAAGATTGAGCGAGCGATATTATCAATATTTACAAACGGAGCTTAATCGTCTAAAAAAGTCGAGCCATAATTAA
- the sda gene encoding sporulation histidine kinase inhibitor Sda, with protein sequence MKIMSNEMLVVSYRNALKSGKDKEWAKFLKKEIEKRNLKPTIKS encoded by the coding sequence ATGAAGATAATGAGTAATGAAATGTTAGTTGTCTCGTATCGGAATGCATTAAAGTCAGGTAAGGATAAAGAATGGGCGAAGTTTTTGAAGAAGGAAATTGAGAAAAGAAATTTGAAACCGACAATTAAATCGTAG